One Anopheles marshallii chromosome 3, idAnoMarsDA_429_01, whole genome shotgun sequence genomic region harbors:
- the LOC128712141 gene encoding uncharacterized protein LOC128712141 — MTAGIAGGGMASSSNRTSSSQSASAPSAYQSTPLRTARPASSFSSSIITNITTDSATNTTTAFSSSNRTKDDLAQDAQDAFGTTWTARKFVNKPIYDRKSAFGKRFEGALQPRTRDLGDWRCPNVSEGANLECSCDLPHTLRCSGDLHGLEVIADSLRRSPYEVSLLDCTLKNVTSISDANIFQNVSLQGLVISSGEIKRVHRLAFIGIRTPLQALGLPSNALESVPVQSLSAVGQLDRLDLSFNKIKALQNGDFLTVPKLSYLELSSNQISFIAAKSLVPLKNLLHLKLNGNRLGESPESLKALTSCLSLKELHLHSNRIRGPLLNTTLPRIRGLEILYLDKNTISSIHNGALEAYPYLQMLSLRSNQIDVLQDHAFSGLASLQMLDLGHNGIVTISDASLKHLPRLIILDLTHNFLRALTADVVAPLPALKELRLDGNDISLIAENALVNATQLHSLSLESNPLVCDCTMRPFLRWLAGARPASQQGILGAICATPPYLEGADLLQLAPETLTCGEGNNKQQMDNDTFQTIEVMLKLKNNASYVRDVGGEIRLREVNFTDESDVFLSWLLGTDDYSCRFVYVFHTDDPETILFNSEVSCVVKPEAPVTTMEYIYRAKLLGAYDLQSNVSYKFCLIMKEDISKDEYLGACKVSALPRPQINTAKQKSVKKELQISTRQTNESDISDFDRISSDFRHDDRNRDELLKGNTDEEDDVQDAEESDRIDHAVPDSLDYNDNSDADNDSDDDEDSDESVGVLSNHIRDDPDFRQLQLAAEAEAARLPSVHGGRVLLEGLGTIIIITSLVAFIWGLVRFKGEHHHLPSMASCYAVDERRRSSHQDVESRSRYFKLQATTSL, encoded by the exons ATGACAGCAGGCATTGCCGGTGGGGGAATGGCATCCAGCAGCAATCGTACATCGTCTAGTCAATCTGCGTCAGCACCATCCGCCTACCAAAGCACACCGTTGAGGACAGCGCGTCCAGCATCTAGTTTTAGCAGTAGCATCATTACCAACATTACCACAGACTCCGCTACCAACACAACAACCGCCTTTAGCAGTAGCAACCGAACAAAAGACGACTTGGCGCAGGATGCACAGGATGCATTCGGGACGACGTGGACCGCCCGGAAGTTTGTGAACAAACCGATCTACGATCGGAAATCGGCCTTTGGTAAACGTTTCGAAGGTGCTCTCCAACCACGAACCAGAGATCTGGGAGACTGGCGATGTCCAAATGTGTCCGAGGGCGCTAATTTGGAGTGCAGTTGTGACTTACCCCACACGTTACGCTGCAGTGGCGATTTACATGGGTTGGAAGTGATAGCCGATAGCTTACGCCGTTCGCCATACGAAGTATCTTTGCTGGACTGTACACTCAAGAACGTGACCAGCATCAGTGATGCGAACATCTTCCAAAATGTGTCACTACAAGGTTTGGTGATCTCGTCCGGCGAGATTAAGCGAGTGCACAGGCTCGCGTTTATCGGTATTCGAACGCCACTGCAAGCGCTCGGTCTACCCAGCAACGCGCTGGAAAGCGTCCCTGTGCAGTCTCTCAGTGCAGTTGGGCAGCTCGATCGTTTAGATCTTTCGTTCAACAAGATTAAAGCGCTACAAAATGGCGATTTCTTGACCGTACCGAAACTATCCTATCTCGAACTGAGTAGTAATCAAATATCCTTTATTGCTGCTAAAAGTCTTGTGCCGCTGAAAAATCTGTTGCACCTGAAGCTAAATGGGAATAGGCTGGGGGAGTCACCGGAGAGTCTTAAAGCATTGACTTCTTGCCTGAGTCTTAAGGAACTGCATCTGCATTCGAACAGAATCCGAGGGCCCTTGCTGAACACGACTTTACCACGCATTCGCGGACTAGAGATTCTTTATCTCGACAAAAACACCATCTCAAGCATTCACAACGGTGCACTGGAGGCGTACCCCTATCTGCAGATGCTATCTCTGCGAAGTAATCAAATCGATGTACTACAAGATCATGCATTCTCCGGCCTAGCCTCACTCCAAATGCTTGATCTGGGACATAATGGGATCGTTACCATTTCGGACGCATCTCTCAAACATCTACCGCGCCTCATTATCCTCGATCTTACGCACAACTTCCTGCGTGCATTGACGGCCGACGTGGTTGCACCGTTGCCTGCCTTGAAGGAGCTCCGACTGGACGGCAACGACATTTCGCTGATTGCTGAGAACGCACTAGTGAACGCGACGCAACTGCACAGTCTATCGCTGGAGAGCAACCCACTCGTGTGTGATTGTACGATGAGACCATTCTTGCGTTGGTTAGCCGGGGCACGACCTGCTTCGCAGCAGGGTATTTTGGGGGCAATATGTGCCACTCCACCGTATCTGGAGGGTGCCGATCTGTTGCAACTTGCACCGGAAACGCTTACATGTGGCGagggcaacaacaaacagcagaTGGACAATGATACGTTCCAGACGATCGAGGTGAtgctgaagctgaagaataATGCATCGTATGTGCGAGATGTGGGTGGCGAGATCAGATTGAGAGAAGTAAACTTCACGGACGAGAGTGACGTTTTCTTGAGCTGGCTGCTAGGCACGGACGATTATTCCTGTCGGTTCGTGTACGTGTTTCACACAGACGATCCTGAAACGATACTGTTCAACTCGGAG GTCTCTTGCGTTGTAAAACCGGAAGCACCTGTTACGACCATGGAGTACATCTACAGAGCCAAGCTGCTAGGAGCGTATGATTTACAAAGCAATGTCAG TTACAAATTTTGTCTAATCATGAAGGAAGACATCTCGAAGGATGAGTATCTCGGTGCCTGTAAGGTGTCCGCATTGCCCCGTCCCCAGATCAATACGGCGAAACAGAAGTCGGTAAAGAAGGAACTTCAAATTAGCACGCGCCAAACCAACGAGTCGGACATTTCGGACTTTGATCGCATCTCCTCCGACTTTCGGCATGACGATCGGAATCGAGACGAGCTGCTGAAGGGTAATACGGACGAAGAGGATGACGTGCAAGATGCAGAAGAAAGCGATCGAATCGATCATGCCGTTCCGGATTCGCTCGATTACAATGATAACAGTGACGCGGACAATGACAGCGACGATGATGAGGATAGCGATGAAAGTGTCGGTGTGCTATCGAACCACATTCGGGACGACCCCGATTTCCGGCAGCTACAGCTAGCGGCTGAAGCGGAAGCGGCACGTCTACCCTCAGTGCACGGTGGCCGTGTGCTTCTCGAGGGATTGGGCACGATCATCATTATCACCAGCTTGGTAGCGTTTATTTGGGGTCTAGTGCGCTTCAAGGGCGAACATCATCACCTGCCGTCGATGGCTAGTTGTTATGCGGTCGACGAACGAAGACGTAGCTCCCACCAGGACGTAGAAAGTCGTAGTCGATACTTTAAGCTACAGGCAACCACCAGTCTGTGA
- the LOC128714794 gene encoding uncharacterized protein LOC128714794: MIIFLYLILVLAWALLIIILKCKKARAKRLAEQEEMAQPVHVVQIGSNLYDIMSLHRDNYSGVYSCLEHGTIAQHRQRAPASVTHSNAAFIGDDGSIYPGNGMVALEPPPSYEEVIRLPAYYPKVETFVPEMVVPPSLPRPHTVGAGQQPAQLHQTRGVTMDLTTVATIAPATGSATPEPTVDANGNRVKGMGTASGTTFPGATVTVQTASS; this comes from the exons ATGATCATATTCCTCTATCTTATACTGGTGTTGGCCTGGGCGCTACTTATTATCATACTGAAATGCAAGAAAGCACGCGCCAAAAGGCTGGCCGAGCAGGAGGAGATGGCCCAACCGGTCCATGTGGTACAGATCGGGTCCAACCTTTACGACATTATGTCACTGCACCGGGACAACTACAGTGGTGTGTACAGCTGTCTCGAGCATGGTACCATCGCTCAACACCGACAGCGTGCCCCGGCCAGTGTCACACACTCGAATGCGGCCTTCATCGGTGACGATGGTTCCATCTATCCCGGCAACGGCATGG TTGCCCTGGAACCACCTCCGTCCTACGAAGAAGTGATACGACTCCCGGCGTACTATCCCAAGGTGGAAACGTTCGTGCCGGAAATGGTTGTTCCACCGTCCTTGCCACGACCACATACGGTAGGCGCCGGTCAACAACCGGCCCAGCTACATCAAACCCGCGGCGTTACGATGGATCTAACCACGGTAGCAACGATTGCACCGGCAACCGGCTCGGCAACACCGGAACCGACGGTCGATGCAAACGGCAATCGCGTCAAGGGTATGGGAACGGCCAGTGGTACTACCTTCCCAGGGGCAACCGTAACCGTGCAGACTGCTAGTTCGTAA
- the LOC128716321 gene encoding lysozyme c-1-like, which yields MRSKRQNFRTASTISVVLMLFTLHSLSEGKMYEKCPLARTLDKQKISSRSLISNWVCLVMAESGGDTSKVTTLDNESASYGIFQINSKTWCREGRKGGRCNKKCEDFLNDDLADDIECAKQIYNDSGFGAWKGWVNRCKQKTLPDLSSCWN from the exons ATGCGTTCGAAACGTCAGAACTTCCGTACTGCGTCTACGATCAGTGtagttttaatgttgtttacaCTGCACAGCTTATCCGAGGGAAAGATGTACGAAAAGTGCCCTCTTGCTAGAACGCTGGACAAGCAGAAGATTTCTTCACGCTCACTCATTTCCAATT GGGTCTGCCTGGTAATGGCCGAGAGTGGAGGTGACACTAGCAAAGTGACCACACTGGATAATGAGTCCGCTAGCTACGGTATCTTCCAG ATTAACAGCAAAACCTGGTGTCGCGAAGGACGTAAAGGTGGTCGTTGCAATAAGAAGTGTGAAG aCTTCCTGAACGATGATCTTGCTGACGATATTGAGTGTGCCAAGCAGATCTACAATGACAGCGGTTTCGGTGCGTGGAAAGGATGGGTCAACCGCTGCAAGCAGAAGACGCTACCTGATTTGTCATCCTGCTGGAATTAG